A stretch of DNA from Tigriopus californicus strain San Diego chromosome 11, Tcal_SD_v2.1, whole genome shotgun sequence:
CCTCGGTTGGTTGTGGGGCCGCTTTGCCTCGGAAGAATGGTGCCATTTGGGCGCACTTCGCCTCTGGCGTCGCTCTTGTTGGCCGCAATGGAAAATGGCCGTGCGACCGGATTGCCAGCAATGGGTCGTCCTGCGCGAAGACGATTTCGAGCTCTACCAACAGGTCTTGGCTGGCGATCACGGCGACTGGCCCATGCCTAGGGATGACGATTGGGGGGGAACGGGGGGCGGGTATGTTATGGTCCACAAGGAGGGCATCGATCCGGATGCGGAGCCTCGTTTGCGAAGAGTGGCCTGGTCTCCGGATTTGAATTACGTGGTCTGGACTCAAAGTGACGGGTCGGTCCGATGGTTCGACATCCGGGCTCAAGCTCTAGTGCCGCACGTGGTGGCTTCGGCCGGGTTGGGCTGGTCGTTCAATCCGTGTGTGGGCCTGTCATTTTTGGATCCTCGTGGCGATAGCGAGGGTGGGTTGGATTTGTTGGTCGTGTTGGAACAAGGACAGGTGTTGCTCTTCACATTATCGTCCGGACAGGTCCGCTTGTCGGATAGCTTGGATTTGAGATCGTCGTTTCCCAATGGATTGACGGACGCTACGGTCACCAATCAGCATGGTCTAGTGATCGTGTCCGGATCAACGGGTTCATCTCGGTCGACTCTGAAATGTGCCCGTATTACGGACGAGAAACGTCTAGTCCCGTTTGATATTAGTTGGCCGAAAATTGAGGGATTGAAAACGTCGTCTAAGAGCTTTGCCTACAAGATGGCGCTGTCTTGGAATCAAGACCAGTTGGCCGTGATCATGTCGGATAATTCGATTGTGGTGTTGAGTGTCCCGTCGTTTCGATTAATCTCCGTTCTGCCATTGGTGGATCAGGCGTGTCATGACGAGGTCAACCCCCAGTGTGTAAAAGACATTCCGCCCCTACCAGGTACGCCCAAAATGGCTCACGATTTCCTGGCCTGGGTTTCGAATGTCCATTGGTGGGATGATGGGGCCTTGGCTATCCTACGAGTCACGGGAAGCTTCACCATTCTCACTTTAAATGATGGGTCCAATCTATTGGGTCCTCTCCCGGAATTCTTCTCGTTATCAGTGGAAATGCAGAACCGACAGGAAAACGgatttcttttgttggaaGAGAGTGACTCGACCGGATCCAAGCAACGTACttcattcaaagtgctctACTTTCACAGTTCATCACCTCAGGAGctatttttgagaaaaatcaGTGAAGGCGATTTCGGTGAGGCCATCATTTTAGCGCGTCACTATCATCTGGATACGGACCTGGTCTACTTGGAGCAATGGCGAAATTCGTCTTATAACAAAGACGCAGTGAATGATTGTCTCGGCAAGCTCAAATCCAACACTTCTAAAATCGTCCAAGCTATAACGACAGTTCCAGACTCTCTGGATGATATGGAGATTCTCCTGAAATACGGCATTCGTTGGGCTTCCAACGCCGATGCTCAAGAAGAAAGCAAACTCATCCTCACTAATTACTTAGAGCGGTTGTATCTGTACGAGAAACTGGGTCGCGTTGGTCAAGAAATATTAACTTTCCACGAGTTTAGGCAATTCACGATGACCGAAAGTGTGCTCCATTTTGCTCGCAATGGGGCTATGGAGCCCTTGCTAACCTTATTGCGTGAGCATTGGACGGAAATCGAGCCCAAAATGACGTACGTCTTGCTACAAATCCCGGAAGGCGTGAAAATGTCCGAAATGGAAGGTGTGCTCGGCTATCTTCAGAATCGACAGGTTCCAGGTTTGGATGCCTGGCTCGTTCAACGAATCCAAAGCTGCATAGCTCGGGGATTTGCTGGAAATGCCATCGCCATAGTGAAAGTTTGTCAAAGCAAGAAGATTGAGATCCCCACCTATTTGTCCACACTCTTGGTTTGCTTTGAGACCTTGATGAAACGATTCGGGGTGGACCTGCTCTCTTTTGACGATTTAGACCAGATGAGTGCATTGGACTTGATTCGGATTGTCTTTCTAAACATGGATAGTCTTCACTTACGGCAAGAGATTGAGGAAGTCCTTTTCCCGCTCATCCAGCAATTGACATCTATCCGACCCAAATATCTACTGGTCCAGGATTTGAATGCAGTCCTCTGTCAACATTTGTCTTCGAATCCACCCAAGGTGTGGAAGACCTTGAATATGTTACAAGTGTTGGGCGGGAGCAAAAGTAGCCCAATCTCTCAGGAGGATGTGCTTATGATGTGCTTTCAATTGGTCGACCACTTGAAAGTGGATGATGAGTCGACTATGGATTCAATTCGTTCATTATTGGCGGTTCtaaacaagttcaaagatctCCCCGGATACGAAGCAAAGATGAAGCAATGTCGCCAAAGAGCGCTCTCAATCGAAGTCATGATTGTCCACGAGTTCATTCCAGGATCTATGGGAAGTGATCATCTGGTAGAACTCCCACTTTCGGAACGAGATTGGGAAGTTCTACTTTGTTGTTGGACAAAAACATTGGTAAGTTGTCGTGATCACTGAAGGAGCGTATCTAGTTTAGTATATCCCAACGACTCTGTTGCAGGATTGCGATGGGTTTTTGGACCAGTTAGAAACTATGTTGAGAGTTCATTCCACGATGACCTCGTTGGAAAAGATGGATTGTGTGCGGATGTTTCTCTTGAAATTCGTGGATCAAGCCTTCCATACCACCATTGACAAAATGCTTGTATTGAGACATTCCAAAGCCTGGAGCAAGTTCTGTCGCAATTGGGAGGTCTCCCTGTCCGAAGAGGATTGGTCTGACCTAGCGGTGAAATCCTGTCAGTTGCATTTCAAACACAGTCCCACATGCCAAAGTCCGAGCATGTGGTGTGCGAAATCCTGCTTGAATCTGGCCGCCCAAGACAAGTGTGGAGATCCATTGGTGCGATTTTGGACGCATTTATTGGCCCTTTGTGATATCGTCAAGGCCAAGAGCTGGACTGGCTTGGTCACTCCCATGGAGATTTTCAACGGGTGTCGAAAGAACCCAAAACGGTTCTTCACTCAACTGTGCAATAAAGTGGAACTGAAGGAGCGCAACTTAAAACCCCTGTTGGAAATCGCCATGCAAATGGCTCAAGCGGGATGCCCATGGAATGAGGAACAATTGAAAGGCGAAATTTTAGGCAATATGACCCGATCGGCGTTAACGAAAGGCCAACTCGATTTGGCCCTTCACTTGGCCAATCAGATCGCCATTGGTCGCCATTCTGAAGGTGGACAATTGTGCTTCGAAGTGGCCAACACGGTTTTAGCTGCCCAACCCCGATCTCTCGTCTCCTCCGGTAATTCGATCCCGGTCAACGTGATGAGTTTTGCCTTGAATTGGATCCCGAAAGAGGATCTAAGTGATGTGACCAATCAACTTATTGGTTACACGTCGATTGATCGATGGGAACCTTGCTAGAGCAAATGGCCTTTAGTGAATGATTTGAACCCATTTGGAGTTGGCAAAGGTGAAGCCCGAAAAGGTAGAAAGTTCTGTCAGATCTACCTCCTTTTGCTCAGGGGCCTTTCATCCGAAACTCGGAATTCTAGCAACCCCTCACAATTGCTGCA
This window harbors:
- the LOC131891071 gene encoding uncharacterized protein LOC131891071; this encodes MDASAHPHGSQDPLLYEIVVFQEWTASVLRRHGSTVPNSSAASWLDPPSWFRGGSSWSAHHWPAALGWLWGRFASEEWCHLGALRLWRRSCWPQWKMAVRPDCQQWVVLREDDFELYQQVLAGDHGDWPMPRDDDWGGTGGGYVMVHKEGIDPDAEPRLRRVAWSPDLNYVVWTQSDGSVRWFDIRAQALVPHVVASAGLGWSFNPCVGLSFLDPRGDSEGGLDLLVVLEQGQVLLFTLSSGQVRLSDSLDLRSSFPNGLTDATVTNQHGLVIVSGSTGSSRSTLKCARITDEKRLVPFDISWPKIEGLKTSSKSFAYKMALSWNQDQLAVIMSDNSIVVLSVPSFRLISVLPLVDQACHDEVNPQCVKDIPPLPGTPKMAHDFLAWVSNVHWWDDGALAILRVTGSFTILTLNDGSNLLGPLPEFFSLSVEMQNRQENGFLLLEESDSTGSKQRTSFKVLYFHSSSPQELFLRKISEGDFGEAIILARHYHLDTDLVYLEQWRNSSYNKDAVNDCLGKLKSNTSKIVQAITTVPDSLDDMEILLKYGIRWASNADAQEESKLILTNYLERLYLYEKLGRVGQEILTFHEFRQFTMTESVLHFARNGAMEPLLTLLREHWTEIEPKMTYVLLQIPEGVKMSEMEGVLGYLQNRQVPGLDAWLVQRIQSCIARGFAGNAIAIVKVCQSKKIEIPTYLSTLLVCFETLMKRFGVDLLSFDDLDQMSALDLIRIVFLNMDSLHLRQEIEEVLFPLIQQLTSIRPKYLLVQDLNAVLCQHLSSNPPKVWKTLNMLQVLGGSKSSPISQEDVLMMCFQLVDHLKVDDESTMDSIRSLLAVLNKFKDLPGYEAKMKQCRQRALSIEVMIVHEFIPGSMGSDHLVELPLSERDWEVLLCCWTKTLDCDGFLDQLETMLRVHSTMTSLEKMDCVRMFLLKFVDQAFHTTIDKMLVLRHSKAWSKFCRNWEVSLSEEDWSDLAVKSCQLHFKHSPTCQSPSMWCAKSCLNLAAQDKCGDPLVRFWTHLLALCDIVKAKSWTGLVTPMEIFNGCRKNPKRFFTQLCNKVELKERNLKPLLEIAMQMAQAGCPWNEEQLKGEILGNMTRSALTKGQLDLALHLANQIAIGRHSEGGQLCFEVANTVLAAQPRSLVSSGNSIPVNVMSFALNWIPKEDLSDVTNQLIGYTSIDRWEPC